In one window of uncultured Draconibacterium sp. DNA:
- a CDS encoding mechanosensitive ion channel domain-containing protein translates to MNEQVTDYLEMAYDLLITYGLKVIAAIVVLILGFWIIKIITRRTAKVMEKRNVNISVSGFLQSMINILLKVMLLISIAKMVGIETTSFIAVLGAAGLAVGLAMQGTLANFAAGVMILVFKPFKVGDLIISQGHLGTVKEIHIFVTILLTPENKTVILPNSAVSGNDIVNYTTEGLIRVDMDFGISYGSNIKQAKDVLLKIIESHPKVLKDPAPFVGVKGLGDSSVNLAVRPYTLPADYWAVYFDVYEAGKIALDEAGITIPFPQMDVHLDKLGK, encoded by the coding sequence ATGAATGAGCAAGTAACAGATTATCTTGAAATGGCCTATGATTTGCTAATTACCTACGGTTTAAAAGTAATTGCAGCCATTGTAGTTCTGATACTGGGTTTTTGGATTATAAAAATTATTACCCGGAGAACTGCAAAAGTTATGGAGAAACGTAACGTTAATATTTCGGTGAGCGGTTTTCTACAAAGTATGATAAACATTCTTCTGAAGGTGATGCTTTTGATCAGTATTGCCAAAATGGTAGGGATTGAAACCACGTCGTTTATTGCGGTGCTTGGTGCTGCCGGACTTGCCGTTGGCTTGGCCATGCAAGGAACCCTGGCGAATTTTGCTGCAGGAGTAATGATATTGGTTTTTAAACCCTTTAAAGTGGGCGACCTCATTATTTCACAGGGGCACCTTGGAACAGTTAAAGAGATACACATTTTTGTTACTATACTTTTAACTCCTGAAAACAAAACCGTGATCCTGCCAAACTCAGCGGTATCGGGCAACGACATTGTAAATTATACCACTGAAGGGTTGATAAGGGTGGATATGGATTTTGGAATTTCTTACGGATCGAATATAAAACAGGCTAAAGATGTGCTACTAAAAATAATTGAAAGTCATCCGAAAGTGCTGAAAGATCCGGCACCTTTTGTTGGCGTAAAAGGCTTGGGCGACAGTTCGGTAAATCTGGCCGTTCGTCCCTATACATTGCCTGCCGATTATTGGGCAGTATATTTTGATGTGTACGAAGCCGGAAAAATTGCACTCGATGAGGCTGGAATTACTATTCCTTTCCCGCAAATGGATGTGCATTTAGACAAGCTGGGTAAATAA
- a CDS encoding DUF5009 domain-containing protein: MNLKSSKLVSEDRLLSLDFFRGITMFLLVAEGTHLWSVLVQPPIEGTIFEGFFIQFHHHPWNGLRFWDLIQPFFMFIVGAAMPFSYAKRKKRGDSEATITRHIIQRCIVLLAFGVALHCGYNRKLVWELWNVLSQLSVTILIAYFLMRYKWSTQIIVSIGLLLLTELLYRSFPLDGYNQPFVKDHNFGSWVDMMLMGKINNGGGWVAINCLPTAAHTIWGVVAGQLLQSGKSQDEKVKQLVIGGSAILVLGYLLDWTSVTPIIKRISTSSFVLASGGWALLVLAFSYWLIDIKKINRWIFPFVVVGTNSIFIYLFSNTIGGQWLNGFVAIFTTGFLNWVNAPEFLINLVTALSVLSLEWLLCYYLFIKRIYFRV; this comes from the coding sequence ATGAACTTAAAGTCAAGTAAACTCGTTTCTGAGGATCGGCTATTGTCGTTGGATTTTTTTCGCGGAATTACGATGTTTCTGTTGGTAGCAGAAGGTACGCATCTGTGGTCGGTATTGGTTCAGCCACCAATTGAAGGAACCATTTTCGAAGGTTTCTTTATTCAATTTCATCACCATCCCTGGAACGGATTACGTTTTTGGGATCTTATTCAGCCATTCTTTATGTTTATTGTTGGCGCGGCAATGCCCTTTTCGTATGCAAAACGAAAAAAAAGAGGTGATTCAGAAGCTACAATCACCCGGCATATCATACAACGTTGTATTGTTCTTTTAGCATTTGGTGTTGCCCTACACTGCGGCTACAACCGGAAATTGGTTTGGGAACTCTGGAACGTTTTATCGCAGCTTTCGGTAACCATTTTAATCGCCTACTTTTTAATGCGCTACAAATGGTCAACACAGATCATTGTTTCGATTGGGTTATTGCTATTAACAGAACTACTTTACCGTTCATTTCCGCTTGATGGCTACAATCAGCCTTTTGTAAAAGACCATAATTTCGGCAGTTGGGTTGACATGATGTTGATGGGTAAAATTAACAACGGCGGTGGATGGGTGGCCATCAACTGCCTTCCTACAGCCGCCCATACCATTTGGGGCGTGGTGGCCGGGCAACTGCTGCAATCGGGGAAAAGTCAGGATGAAAAAGTTAAGCAACTGGTAATTGGAGGATCAGCTATTTTAGTTCTTGGGTATTTACTCGACTGGACTTCGGTAACACCAATTATAAAACGTATTTCAACATCGTCGTTTGTATTGGCATCGGGAGGCTGGGCACTGCTGGTACTGGCTTTTAGCTACTGGCTCATCGACATAAAAAAGATCAACCGCTGGATTTTTCCTTTTGTGGTTGTTGGCACCAATTCCATTTTTATCTATCTTTTTTCGAACACGATTGGAGGCCAGTGGTTAAATGGCTTCGTTGCCATTTTCACCACAGGTTTTTTGAATTGGGTTAACGCTCCCGAATTTTTAATAAACCTCGTAACTGCCCTAAGTGTTCTCTCATTGGAATGGCTACTTTGCTATTACTTGTTTATAAAACGAATATATTTTAGAGTTTAA
- a CDS encoding sugar phosphate isomerase/epimerase family protein, with translation MMKTNRRNFLRTTAAATAGTMLVSPAFAMNGANSRYQISLAEWSFHKALFADEMTNLEFPKVTRELGIDGVEYVNQFFKDKAKDEKYLGELKKIAKNEGVTNVLIMCDGEGMVGHPEKAERVKTVENHKKWVDAAAFLGCHSIRVNAGSRGTYEEQQKLAADGLRMLCEYGDTQKINIIVENHGGLSSNGEWLSGVMKMVDHKRVGTLPDFGNFMINRDTGEEYDRYKGVELLMPYAKGVSAKTNVFNAAGDEANMDYYRLMKIVDDAGYKGFVGIEFEGTELSEREGVIATKALLEKVFKTL, from the coding sequence ATGATGAAAACAAATCGTAGGAACTTTTTAAGAACTACAGCTGCTGCTACGGCAGGTACAATGCTTGTTTCACCGGCATTTGCAATGAATGGCGCCAATTCGCGTTACCAGATTTCACTTGCCGAATGGTCGTTTCACAAGGCTCTGTTTGCCGACGAAATGACAAACCTGGAGTTTCCGAAAGTTACCCGTGAACTGGGAATTGACGGAGTGGAATATGTAAACCAGTTTTTTAAAGACAAAGCAAAGGACGAAAAATACCTGGGCGAATTAAAGAAAATTGCAAAGAATGAAGGTGTTACCAACGTACTGATTATGTGCGATGGCGAAGGTATGGTTGGCCATCCGGAAAAAGCTGAGCGTGTGAAAACCGTTGAAAATCATAAAAAATGGGTTGATGCTGCTGCATTTTTGGGCTGCCATTCAATTCGTGTAAATGCCGGAAGTCGTGGCACTTACGAAGAGCAGCAAAAACTTGCCGCCGATGGATTACGCATGCTGTGCGAATATGGCGACACCCAAAAAATTAATATTATTGTTGAAAACCATGGCGGATTATCGAGCAATGGTGAATGGCTTTCGGGAGTAATGAAAATGGTTGACCACAAACGTGTGGGTACTTTACCCGATTTCGGAAACTTTATGATTAACCGCGACACCGGCGAAGAATACGACCGCTACAAAGGCGTTGAGCTTTTAATGCCTTATGCAAAAGGCGTAAGTGCAAAAACCAATGTATTTAATGCAGCCGGCGACGAAGCCAACATGGATTATTACCGCCTGATGAAAATTGTTGACGATGCCGGTTACAAAGGATTTGTGGGCATTGAATTCGAAGGCACCGAGCTTTCGGAACGCGAAGGCGTAATAGCCACAAAGGCACTTCTGGAAAAAGTTTTTAAAACACTATAG
- a CDS encoding peptidase U32 family protein, with translation MERRDVEIMAPVGSYESLMAAIQGGAGSVYFGVENLNMRSRSSNNFNLDDLRKIVRIATENKVKTYLTMNVEIFDGELDKMNEVIDAAKEAGVSAVIAADVSVIQYARSVNLEVHISTQVNITNIEAVKFYSNFADVVVLAREMNLGRVWEISDQIKKQNITGPNGELMKIEMFVHGALCMATSGKCYLSLHEMNSSANRGACLQTCRRAYTVTDKETGAELEIDNEYIMSPKDLKTIHFLNKILDAGVSVLKIEGRARSAEYVKTVAQCYREAVDAYFDESFTDEKVEDWNNRLETVFNRGFWDGYYLGKRLGEWSKNYGSRASKRKLYIGKCTNYFKKIGVAEFKLETNNLKEGDEIIVTGPTTGVYQNTVSEIRFDLKPVEEGLKGQRISVPIDEVIRRADKLYKLVDASQVKERR, from the coding sequence ATGGAAAGAAGAGATGTGGAAATAATGGCGCCTGTAGGATCGTACGAATCGTTAATGGCAGCCATTCAGGGAGGAGCCGGATCGGTGTATTTTGGTGTTGAAAACCTTAACATGCGTTCGCGCTCGTCTAATAATTTTAATCTCGACGACCTGCGTAAAATCGTACGTATTGCCACCGAGAATAAGGTAAAAACTTACCTTACCATGAACGTTGAAATTTTCGACGGCGAACTGGATAAAATGAACGAAGTTATCGATGCCGCCAAAGAAGCCGGCGTATCGGCAGTTATCGCAGCCGATGTTTCGGTTATTCAATACGCGCGTTCGGTTAACCTCGAAGTGCATATTTCAACGCAGGTAAATATTACCAACATCGAAGCCGTAAAATTCTACTCAAATTTTGCCGATGTAGTGGTACTGGCGCGCGAAATGAATCTGGGCCGGGTTTGGGAAATCAGCGACCAGATTAAAAAACAAAATATTACCGGGCCAAACGGCGAACTGATGAAAATTGAAATGTTTGTGCACGGTGCGCTGTGTATGGCTACCAGCGGAAAATGTTACCTGAGTTTGCACGAAATGAACTCGTCGGCAAACCGTGGGGCATGTTTGCAAACCTGCCGCCGGGCTTACACGGTTACCGATAAGGAAACCGGTGCCGAGCTGGAGATCGACAACGAATACATCATGTCGCCCAAAGATTTGAAAACCATTCATTTCTTAAATAAAATACTCGATGCTGGCGTTTCGGTACTTAAAATTGAAGGGCGTGCCCGTTCAGCCGAATACGTAAAAACTGTTGCACAGTGCTACCGCGAAGCTGTTGATGCTTATTTCGATGAGTCGTTTACCGACGAGAAAGTGGAGGACTGGAACAATCGTTTGGAAACCGTTTTCAACCGTGGATTTTGGGATGGCTATTACCTGGGTAAACGATTGGGCGAGTGGAGTAAAAACTACGGTTCAAGGGCCAGCAAACGCAAATTGTATATCGGGAAATGTACCAACTATTTCAAGAAAATTGGTGTTGCCGAATTCAAACTGGAAACCAACAACCTGAAAGAAGGGGATGAGATAATTGTTACCGGCCCAACAACAGGGGTTTATCAAAACACGGTTTCAGAAATTCGTTTCGATTTAAAACCGGTTGAAGAAGGATTAAAGGGACAACGAATCTCTGTGCCTATTGATGAAGTAATCCGCCGGGCAGATAAACTTTACAAGCTGGTTGATGCATCGCAGGTAAAAGAAAGACGATAG